Proteins found in one Salvia splendens isolate huo1 chromosome 10, SspV2, whole genome shotgun sequence genomic segment:
- the LOC121751601 gene encoding uncharacterized protein LOC121751601 — MSCLALALQPATGPDILLQTREWFPPSRALVALSAFRGTRRSFAKNQQHPASDSSSDFIGDDPLTASSGQVIVGAESRYRVVYRLVNSIYVLGVTTIDDSHNNVFECIHIVNQSVSVIVTACRGVDVTPEKLGKKYAEVYMALDIVLRGVSSIRLAAMLASMHGEGIAKMVHSAVQTESKIRGADSWGNVEPQAADHEANMELFSKVSFELPAETLEAGDEVATTLAIIQPVEEKELPKVEETEVEKDPFAASDRIGKPEEMLMEGFKKDKDTGLSDVSKALAGLDVTSLPPAAATESTHIGVEGFEGQYGGIEFSNDGSTLPEDFEGINDAWGGGLDASEFVGTKKVPKDQGLGGLELLETSEPQSAAVAKGGGAGDKIEDILVKKTEMKGPEMYIVEEISAEFRESLLARVGLMGVVYLKTVPPKSPSDDKETEFSFKVEGGEGIKRFAVEGSKVSSLGNGLFHVRTATSEEPIPIAKYSLQPRMTPLPLRVRLAKRLSGTLLSIMVQYVSNPDLPAPLNNVTIVLKLPVDPSLLKVSPKAVLNRSERELKWHIDEIPLKGNPGRLRARMPVDIDEDDDGSDLEIVAYVKFSAQVYRSLSGISLRPASEGKTDFYETDYRYESGVYVCN, encoded by the coding sequence ATGTCGTGTTTAGCCCTAGCTCTTCAACCCGCAACTGGCCCCGACATTCTTCTCCAGACTCGGGAATGGTTCCCTCCTTCACGCGCGCTCGTGGCTCTCTCCGCCTTCCGCGGCACCCGCCGCTCCTTCGCGAAGAATCAGCAGCACCCCGCCTCCGATTCCTCCTCCGATTTTATCGGCGATGATCCGCTGACTGCCTCCTCCGGTCAGGTGATTGTCGGCGCCGAGTCGCGCTATCGTGTTGTGTACCGTCTAGTTAATTCAATTTACGTTCTCGGTGTTACTACGATTGATGATTCGCATAATAATGTGTTTGAGTGCATCCATATCGTTAATCAATCGGTTTCCGTGATTGTGACCGCGTGCCGCGGTGTGGATGTGACGCCGGAGAAATTGGGGAAGAAATATGCGGAGGTGTACATGGCTTTGGATATAGTGTTGAGGGGCGTTAGTAGCATTAGGCTTGCGGCAATGCTAGCGTCGATGCACGGCGAAGGCATTGCCAAAATGGTGCATTCGGCTGTTCAGACTGAGAGTAAGATCCGTGGAGCGGATAGTTGGGGTAACGTGGAGCCGCAGGCAGCGGACCATGAGGCCAACATGGAGTTGTTTTCGAAGGTGTCGTTTGAGCTGCCTGCGGAGACATTGGAGGCTGGAGATGAGGTGGCTACCACTTTGGCGATTATTCAACCGGTTGAGGAGAAGGAGTTGCCTAAGGTTGAGGAAACTGAGGTGGAGAAGGATCCGTTTGCGGCTAGTGATAGGATTGGTAAGCCAGAGGAAATGCTGATGGAAGGGTTTAAGAAGGATAAGGATACGGGTCTCTCGGATGTAAGCAAGGCGCTGGCAGGACTTGATGTTACTAGTCTGCCTCCAGCTGCAGCTACTGAGTCCACTCACATTGGTGTGGAAGGATTCGAAGGGCAGTATGGTGGCATTGAATTTTCTAATGATGGGTCGACGCTGCCAGAAGATTTTGAAGGTATTAATGATGCCTGGGGTGGCGGATTGGATGCATCAGAGTTTGTGGGTACGAAGAAGGTTCCAAAGGACCAGGGTCTTGGTGGTTTGGAGCTTTTGGAGACCAGTGAGCCGCAGTCTGCAGCTGTTGCTAAAGGGGGTGGTGCTGGGGATAAGATTGAGGATATATTGGTGAAGAAGACCGAAATGAAGGGTCCGGAGATGTATATTGTTGAGGAGATAAGTGCAGAATTTAGGGAATCATTACTTGCTAGGGTGGGATTGATGGGTGTGGTGTATCTCAAGACAGTCCCTCCTAAATCCCCTTCAGATGACAAGGAAACTGAGTTCTCGTTCAAGGTCGAAGGCGGAGAAGGTATCAAGAGGTTTGCAGTGGAGGGCTCTAAAGTGAGCAGCTTAGGAAATGGCTTGTTTCATGTGAGAACGGCTACCTCAGAGGAACCTATACCCATTGCAAAGTACAGCTTGCAACCTCGTATGACTCCACTGCCTTTGAGGGTTCGGCTAGCTAAACGGCTCAGTGGAACGTTACTTTCTATTATGGTTCAATACGTCTCGAACCCAGACTTGCCAGCTCCCTTGAACAATGTGACGATTGTTCTCAAATTGCCTGTAGACCCGAGCCTTTTGAAAGTGTCGCCTAAAGCAGTGCTGAATAGGTCCGAGAGAGAACTGAAATGGCACATTGATGAGATTCCACTGAAGGGAAATCCTGGTAGACTCAGGGCAAGAATGCCCGTGGATATTGACGAAGACGATGATGGATCGGATCTTGAGATTGTTGCTTATGTCAAGTTTTCTGCCCAAGTGTATAGATCTTTGTCTGGAATCTCCCTAAGACCTGCTTCTGAGGGCAAGACAGACTTCTATGAGACTGACTACAGGTATGAAAGTGGGGTTTATGTCTGCAATTGA